The following are encoded together in the Streptococcus oralis genome:
- a CDS encoding cation:proton antiporter produces MELLIYLILFLFVLIISTTTNKLLPFLPLPLVQILFGIGIGLFVPDADFHLNTELFLAMVIGPLLFREAEEADITSILKHWRIVVFLIFPVIFISTLSLGGMAHFLWMTLPLAACLAVGAALGPTDLVAFASLSERFRFPKRVSNILKGEGLLNDASGLVAFQMALAAWTTGTFSLSQAGTSLALSILGGFVVGFVTAMVNRFLHSFLLSVRAIDIASELLLELSLPLMTFFIAEEFHVSGIIAVVVAGILKASRFKKITLLEAQVDTMTETVWHTVTFMLNGSVFVLLGMELELIAEPILSNSLYNPLLLLLSVVVLTFLLFAIRFVMIAGFYFVRTRRLKKKIHKYMKDMLLLTFSGVKGTVSIATILLIPSHLEQEYPLLLFLVAGVTLLSFLTGLLVLPHLSEEQEESKDHLMHIAILNDVAAELEKELDHHKNKLPLYAAIDNYHGRIENLILSLENKRVQEDWESLKLLILSIESDGLEQAYEENRISERGYRVYQRYLKNMEQSINRNFASRVTYYFLVSLRILRFLLHEMFTFGKTFRSWMNEESRKLLAVDYDQISELYLENTELIIESLENLKGVYKSSLISFMQESRLRETAIIGSGTFVERVINRIKPNNIDEMLRGYYLERKAIFEYEEAKLITAKYAKKLRQNVNNLENYSLKEAANTLPYDMLDLIRRT; encoded by the coding sequence GTGGAATTACTCATTTACTTGATTCTATTTTTATTTGTCTTAATCATTTCAACTACGACCAATAAACTTCTCCCTTTTTTGCCCCTTCCTCTTGTACAAATCCTTTTTGGGATTGGGATTGGCTTATTTGTTCCTGATGCGGACTTTCATCTCAATACAGAGCTGTTTCTAGCCATGGTTATTGGTCCCTTACTTTTCCGGGAGGCAGAAGAAGCGGATATTACGTCCATTTTGAAGCATTGGCGGATTGTCGTCTTTCTGATCTTTCCTGTGATTTTTATCTCGACCTTAAGCTTGGGGGGCATGGCTCACTTCCTTTGGATGACTCTTCCTTTAGCTGCCTGTTTAGCAGTTGGAGCGGCACTTGGGCCAACAGATTTGGTTGCCTTCGCATCTCTTTCTGAACGTTTTCGTTTTCCAAAACGGGTTTCCAATATCCTAAAAGGGGAAGGACTTTTAAATGACGCTTCTGGTTTGGTTGCCTTTCAGATGGCTCTGGCTGCTTGGACAACAGGAACGTTTTCTCTCAGCCAAGCTGGAACTTCCCTAGCACTTTCTATCCTTGGTGGTTTTGTAGTCGGTTTTGTGACGGCTATGGTCAATCGTTTCTTGCATAGCTTTTTGCTGAGTGTGCGAGCGATAGATATAGCCAGTGAACTATTGCTAGAGCTAAGTTTGCCGCTCATGACCTTTTTCATCGCAGAAGAGTTTCATGTTTCAGGGATTATCGCAGTAGTGGTTGCAGGTATTTTGAAGGCCAGTCGTTTTAAGAAAATTACGCTCCTTGAGGCTCAGGTAGACACCATGACGGAGACCGTTTGGCATACCGTGACCTTTATGCTAAATGGATCAGTCTTTGTTCTCTTGGGAATGGAATTAGAATTGATAGCAGAGCCAATCTTGTCTAATTCTCTTTACAATCCCCTTCTTTTACTGCTTTCAGTTGTCGTTCTGACCTTCTTACTCTTTGCGATCCGCTTTGTCATGATTGCTGGTTTTTACTTTGTGAGGACGCGTCGACTTAAGAAAAAAATTCATAAGTACATGAAAGATATGCTTCTTTTGACCTTCTCTGGTGTCAAAGGAACAGTATCTATCGCGACCATTCTCCTCATACCAAGTCATTTGGAGCAGGAATATCCTTTGTTGCTCTTCCTAGTAGCAGGTGTTACACTGTTGAGCTTTTTAACGGGTTTACTGGTCCTCCCTCACTTATCTGAGGAACAAGAGGAAAGCAAGGACCATTTGATGCATATTGCGATTTTGAATGATGTAGCTGCAGAATTAGAAAAAGAGTTGGACCATCACAAGAACAAACTTCCTCTTTATGCAGCTATTGATAACTATCATGGTCGGATTGAAAACCTCATCCTTAGTCTGGAAAATAAGAGAGTCCAAGAGGACTGGGAGTCCCTCAAGCTTCTTATCTTGAGTATTGAGAGTGACGGTTTGGAGCAAGCCTACGAAGAAAATAGAATCAGTGAGCGTGGCTATCGAGTTTACCAACGTTACCTAAAAAACATGGAGCAGAGTATCAATCGGAATTTCGCTTCTAGAGTGACTTATTACTTCCTAGTTTCCTTACGGATACTGCGCTTTCTACTCCATGAAATGTTTACCTTTGGCAAAACTTTCCGTAGTTGGATGAATGAAGAATCTCGTAAACTACTAGCAGTTGACTATGATCAGATTTCAGAGTTGTATTTGGAAAATACAGAGCTGATTATCGAGAGTTTGGAAAACCTCAAAGGGGTTTATAAGAGTTCTCTGATTAGCTTTATGCAAGAGTCTCGTCTACGCGAGACGGCTATTATCGGAAGTGGTACCTTTGTTGAGCGGGTTATCAATCGCATCAAACCAAACAATATCGATGAAATGCTACGAGGCTACTATCTCGAACGTAAGGCAATCTTTGAATACGAAGAAGCTAAACTGATAACAGCCAAGTATGCCAAAAAACTACGCCAAAATGTGAATAATTTAGAGAATTATTCTCTGAAAGAGGCTGCAAATACCTTGCCTTATGATATGCTAGATTTAATCAGAAGAACTTAA
- a CDS encoding glucosamine-6-phosphate deaminase, giving the protein MKVIKVENQVEGGKVAFEILKEKLANGAQTLGLATGSSPLEFYKEIVESDLDFSNLTSVNLDEYVGLDGDNPQSYRYFMQENLFNQKPFKESFLPRGVKDNAEEEVERYNQILADHPVDLQILGIGRNGHIGFNEPGTPFDSQTHLVELDQSTIEANARFFDKIEDVPTQAISMGIKNILDAKSIILFAYGESKAEAIAGTVSGPVTENLPASSLQNHPDVTIIADAEALSLLEK; this is encoded by the coding sequence ATGAAAGTTATTAAAGTTGAAAATCAAGTCGAAGGTGGAAAAGTAGCTTTTGAGATTTTGAAGGAAAAATTGGCCAATGGTGCTCAAACATTAGGACTTGCAACAGGAAGTAGTCCGCTTGAGTTTTACAAGGAAATCGTTGAGAGTGACCTTGATTTTTCAAATCTAACCAGTGTGAACCTTGATGAGTATGTAGGGCTTGATGGGGATAATCCACAGTCTTACCGTTACTTCATGCAAGAAAACCTGTTTAACCAAAAACCATTTAAAGAAAGTTTCTTGCCACGTGGTGTTAAGGATAATGCTGAAGAAGAAGTAGAACGCTACAATCAAATTTTAGCTGACCATCCTGTTGATTTGCAAATCTTGGGGATTGGTCGCAATGGACATATCGGCTTTAATGAGCCTGGCACTCCATTTGATAGCCAAACGCATCTAGTAGAACTTGATCAATCTACCATCGAAGCTAATGCTCGCTTTTTTGACAAGATTGAAGACGTTCCAACTCAAGCCATTTCAATGGGAATTAAAAACATCTTGGATGCCAAGTCAATTATTCTTTTTGCTTACGGTGAGTCAAAAGCAGAAGCTATTGCTGGAACAGTATCTGGCCCAGTGACTGAGAACCTCCCAGCAAGTAGTCTACAAAACCACCCTGATGTGACTATTATCGCTGATGCAGAAGCGCTCAGCTTACTTGAAAAATAA
- the queA gene encoding tRNA preQ1(34) S-adenosylmethionine ribosyltransferase-isomerase QueA: protein MNTADFDFHLPEELIAQTPLEKRDASKLLIVNRETGEFQDKHFHSIIDMLEPGDALVMNDTRVLPARLYGQKEETGGHVELLLLKNTAGDEWEVLAKPAKRLKVGTRVSFGDGRLSAVVTEELTHGGRIVRFEYQGIFLEVLESLGEMPLPPYIHEKLDDRERYQTVYAKESGSAAAPTAGLHFTKELLAEIQAKGVHLVYLTLHVGLGTFRPVSVDNLDEHEMHSEFYQLSEEAAATLRSVKEKGGRVIAVGTTSIRTLETIGSKFNGQIQADSGWTNIFIKPGYDWKVVDAFSTNFHLPKSTLVMLVSAFAGRDLVLDAYHHAIQEHYRFFSFGDAMFIY from the coding sequence ATGAATACAGCTGATTTTGATTTCCACTTACCTGAGGAATTGATTGCTCAAACACCCCTTGAAAAACGGGATGCCTCCAAACTCCTCATCGTCAATCGTGAGACGGGAGAATTTCAGGATAAACACTTCCACTCTATTATTGATATGTTGGAACCGGGTGATGCCCTTGTCATGAACGACACCCGTGTTCTCCCAGCCCGCCTCTATGGTCAAAAGGAAGAAACAGGTGGCCACGTGGAGCTTCTCCTTCTTAAAAATACTGCTGGTGATGAGTGGGAAGTCCTAGCGAAACCTGCCAAACGCCTCAAGGTCGGTACTCGCGTCAGCTTTGGAGATGGTCGTCTCAGCGCTGTCGTTACGGAAGAATTGACCCACGGAGGCCGTATTGTCCGCTTTGAATACCAAGGAATTTTCCTAGAAGTCTTGGAAAGTCTGGGTGAAATGCCGCTACCGCCTTATATCCATGAAAAACTGGATGACCGTGAACGTTATCAAACGGTCTACGCTAAAGAAAGTGGCTCTGCTGCAGCACCGACTGCTGGATTGCACTTCACCAAAGAACTGCTAGCAGAAATCCAAGCCAAGGGTGTTCATCTGGTCTATCTCACTCTTCACGTCGGACTCGGAACCTTTAGACCTGTCTCTGTTGACAATCTGGATGAACACGAAATGCACTCAGAATTCTACCAGCTCTCTGAGGAAGCAGCAGCCACTCTTCGCTCTGTCAAGGAAAAGGGAGGTCGCGTCATCGCTGTCGGAACTACTTCGATCCGCACACTGGAAACCATCGGTTCCAAGTTTAATGGACAAATCCAAGCAGATTCTGGCTGGACCAATATCTTTATCAAACCAGGCTACGACTGGAAGGTTGTGGATGCTTTTTCAACCAACTTCCACCTACCCAAGTCAACTCTTGTTATGCTAGTTTCTGCCTTTGCCGGTCGTGACTTAGTCCTAGATGCCTATCACCATGCCATCCAAGAACACTACCGCTTCTTCAGTTTTGGAGATGCCATGTTTATCTATTAA
- a CDS encoding YihY/virulence factor BrkB family protein gives MKKWWKELMDRPLLKAFLHYYQASDSELTSVAVAYYWLISIFPLLMIMVNILPYFQIPVSNFLLTIKEFLPDTVYDVVAKIVREVLTQPSTGLLSFAVLSALWTFSKSMDFLQKAFNKAYGVTKSRGIISHQLMSLLVSFGLQILFALALFLSMFGRMLLNILKTYWQSDSLLFSYLQDFTGPLVYALIFAILVMIYYFLPKVKAPRIRYVLPGSVFVLLTLIFLLNIFSVYVNSYVNHLVDVRFFSSIIVVVMMFWFILIAKILIIGAVINASVQSLKDPKFGME, from the coding sequence ATGAAAAAGTGGTGGAAAGAGCTGATGGACAGGCCCTTATTGAAAGCTTTTTTGCATTACTATCAAGCATCTGATAGCGAGTTGACCAGTGTTGCGGTTGCCTACTATTGGTTGATTTCAATCTTTCCTTTGCTAATGATAATGGTCAATATTTTGCCTTATTTTCAGATTCCGGTCTCAAATTTCTTACTGACGATCAAGGAATTTTTGCCCGATACGGTGTATGATGTGGTCGCCAAGATTGTCCGAGAAGTTCTGACTCAACCATCAACTGGTTTGTTGAGTTTTGCCGTTTTATCTGCCCTCTGGACCTTTTCGAAATCAATGGATTTCCTTCAAAAAGCCTTTAATAAAGCCTATGGAGTGACCAAGAGTCGAGGAATTATCTCCCATCAGTTGATGAGTTTACTTGTTAGTTTCGGCTTGCAGATTCTTTTTGCCTTGGCCTTGTTTTTGAGTATGTTTGGTCGTATGTTGCTTAACATCCTCAAAACTTACTGGCAATCAGACAGTCTGCTATTCTCCTACCTGCAAGACTTTACAGGCCCTCTGGTCTATGCCTTGATCTTTGCCATTCTGGTTATGATTTATTACTTCCTTCCAAAAGTAAAAGCACCACGAATCCGCTATGTTTTACCAGGAAGTGTCTTTGTCTTGCTAACTCTTATTTTTTTATTGAATATCTTTTCTGTCTACGTCAATAGTTATGTTAATCATCTAGTTGATGTACGATTTTTCAGTTCCATTATCGTGGTAGTCATGATGTTCTGGTTTATTCTCATTGCAAAGATTTTGATTATCGGAGCAGTTATCAATGCCAGTGTTCAGAGTTTGAAAGATCCAAAGTTTGGTATGGAATAA